A single region of the Streptomyces sp. NBC_00425 genome encodes:
- a CDS encoding MFS transporter, which translates to MPKTRAQRTRPHRTGPQRLLALAQLSNSVGDGAYYTTSALYFTQMIGIAPARVGLGLTLGWAVGSLAGVPLGRLADRHGARGTAVLLALATGLAVASFALVRGFVPFVLVACGYATAQSGLAAARQALLAGLVPAGERTGLLARLQATLNAGLAVGAGLGGLALHAGTRAAYLGVFAVDAVSFLVCALLLASLPRVAPRTLRPSGGGGGSGSKSGSGLGVLRDRPYALVALLNTVLLLRMPLLSLVLPLWITERTGAPAWLVSALFVLNTAAVTVFQVRAARGVTGLESATRAVRRAGWVMCAACAVFALSAGASPWVAAGVLVLGSVLQVAAEMGQSAGSWQLSFDLAPADRVGEYQGLFGTGVTVARTLGPLVLTWLLVEWGTPGWLLLGAAMVAASYAMGPAARRAAAGRDAAGRWAETAGRSAPVPAPAEGAPEPTAPVTVSATAPASASAPAPAPASATG; encoded by the coding sequence ATGCCGAAGACTCGCGCCCAGCGGACCCGCCCTCACCGGACCGGCCCCCAACGCCTGCTCGCGCTCGCCCAGCTGAGCAACTCGGTCGGGGACGGGGCGTACTACACGACGTCGGCCCTGTACTTCACGCAGATGATCGGTATCGCCCCCGCGCGCGTGGGGCTCGGTCTCACCCTCGGGTGGGCGGTCGGCTCGCTGGCCGGGGTGCCCCTGGGCCGACTGGCCGACCGACACGGGGCGCGGGGGACGGCGGTGCTGCTGGCGCTGGCGACGGGGCTGGCCGTGGCGTCCTTCGCCCTCGTGCGCGGGTTCGTGCCGTTCGTCCTCGTGGCGTGCGGCTACGCGACCGCCCAGTCGGGGCTGGCGGCGGCCCGGCAGGCCCTCCTGGCGGGGCTGGTGCCGGCCGGGGAGCGGACGGGGCTGCTGGCGCGCCTCCAGGCGACGCTGAACGCGGGGCTGGCCGTGGGCGCCGGGCTCGGCGGCCTCGCACTGCACGCCGGCACCCGGGCGGCCTACCTCGGTGTGTTCGCCGTCGACGCGGTGAGCTTCCTGGTGTGCGCGCTGCTGCTCGCCTCACTGCCCCGCGTGGCGCCCCGGACGCTCCGCCCGAGCGGAGGCGGGGGTGGGAGCGGGAGCAAAAGCGGAAGCGGCCTGGGTGTGCTCCGGGACCGTCCCTATGCGCTGGTGGCGCTCCTCAACACCGTGCTGCTGCTGCGGATGCCGTTGCTGAGCCTCGTGCTGCCGTTGTGGATCACCGAGCGGACCGGGGCGCCCGCCTGGCTGGTCTCCGCGCTGTTCGTCCTCAACACGGCCGCGGTGACGGTGTTCCAGGTACGGGCGGCGCGCGGGGTGACCGGGCTGGAGAGCGCCACGCGCGCGGTGCGGCGTGCGGGCTGGGTGATGTGCGCCGCCTGCGCGGTGTTCGCCCTGTCCGCGGGGGCGTCCCCGTGGGTGGCGGCGGGCGTCCTGGTGCTCGGGTCGGTGCTGCAGGTGGCAGCGGAGATGGGGCAGTCGGCGGGTTCCTGGCAGCTCTCCTTCGACCTGGCCCCGGCCGACCGGGTCGGCGAGTACCAGGGCCTGTTCGGCACCGGTGTCACCGTGGCCCGCACCCTCGGCCCGCTGGTCCTGACCTGGCTGCTGGTCGAGTGGGGCACGCCGGGCTGGCTGCTGCTGGGCGCGGCGATGGTGGCGGCGTCGTACGCCATGGGCCCGGCGGCGCGAAGGGCAGCGGCTGGACGGGACGCCGCAGGACGGTGGGCGGAGACGGCCGGGAGGTCGGCGCCGGTGCCGGCACCGGCCGAGGGGGCGCCGGAGCCGACCGCTCCGGTGACGGTTTCGGCGACGGCTCCGGCTTCGGCTTCGGCTCCGGCTCCGGCTCCGGCTTCGGCGACAGGGTGA
- the pdxR gene encoding MocR-like pyridoxine biosynthesis transcription factor PdxR: protein MNDFWSGVGVDLHLEPDSGEGRRSGLERALRDAVREGRLAPGSRLPATRRLAAETGISRNTVKAAYDQLVAEGYLTARQGSGTRVAVLPSAVADPLGAATRAREPLFDLRPGSPDVGTFPAAAWLRALRRAIATAPSLAYDYGDPRGRIELRTALSEYLGRARGVIAPPERIVVTSGYVQGLALLTRVLDGGRVAMEDPGLPFHREVVRRNGGTVTPAPVDEQGVCVAGLGDARAVVVTPAHQYPTGVTLAPGRRRALTEWARAGDALIVEDDYDGEFRYDRQPVGALQGMAPGQVAYLGTASKTLGPALRLGWMVLPPQLVDAVADAKLHSDHHTESIGQLALTELIDSHAYDRHVRASRLRYRRRRDLLLERLGRRRGVRGIAAGLHALVDVGDEEATITRAEAEGLAVGRLGDHWHTPGAGPAQGLVVGYGTPRERLYPQALDVLAKVLDGE from the coding sequence GTGAACGATTTCTGGTCCGGGGTCGGCGTCGATCTGCATCTCGAGCCCGACAGCGGCGAGGGGCGGCGGAGCGGGCTGGAGCGGGCGCTGCGGGACGCCGTGCGCGAGGGACGGCTGGCGCCCGGGAGCCGGCTGCCGGCCACCCGGCGGCTCGCGGCCGAGACCGGCATCTCCCGCAACACCGTGAAGGCCGCCTACGACCAGCTGGTCGCCGAGGGCTATCTGACGGCGCGGCAGGGCTCGGGCACCCGCGTCGCCGTCCTGCCGTCCGCCGTGGCCGACCCGCTGGGCGCCGCCACACGCGCGCGTGAGCCGCTTTTCGACCTGCGCCCCGGCAGCCCCGACGTCGGGACGTTCCCGGCGGCGGCCTGGCTGCGCGCACTGCGCCGCGCCATCGCGACGGCGCCCTCGCTCGCGTACGACTACGGCGACCCGCGCGGCCGCATCGAGCTGCGCACCGCGCTGTCGGAGTACCTGGGGCGGGCCCGGGGCGTCATCGCGCCGCCCGAGCGGATCGTGGTCACGTCGGGGTACGTGCAGGGCCTCGCGCTCCTCACGCGCGTGTTGGACGGAGGCCGGGTCGCGATGGAGGACCCGGGGCTGCCGTTCCACCGCGAGGTCGTCCGGCGCAACGGCGGGACGGTGACGCCGGCGCCCGTCGACGAGCAGGGGGTGTGCGTCGCCGGCCTGGGCGACGCGCGGGCCGTGGTCGTCACTCCCGCCCACCAGTACCCCACCGGCGTGACGCTGGCCCCGGGGCGGCGGCGGGCCCTGACCGAGTGGGCACGCGCGGGCGACGCGCTGATCGTCGAGGACGACTACGACGGCGAGTTCCGCTACGACCGGCAGCCGGTGGGCGCGCTCCAGGGGATGGCGCCGGGACAGGTCGCCTATCTGGGCACCGCCTCCAAGACCCTCGGGCCCGCGCTGCGGCTCGGCTGGATGGTGCTGCCGCCGCAGCTCGTCGACGCGGTCGCCGACGCCAAGCTGCACAGCGACCACCACACCGAGTCGATCGGCCAGCTGGCGCTCACCGAGCTGATCGACAGTCACGCCTACGACCGGCACGTCCGCGCGTCCCGGCTGCGCTACCGGCGCCGCCGGGACCTGCTGCTGGAACGGCTGGGAAGGCGCCGGGGCGTACGCGGGATCGCGGCCGGACTGCACGCGCTGGTGGACGTCGGCGACGAGGAGGCGACGATCACGCGGGCGGAGGCCGAAGGGCTGGCGGTGGGCCGTCTCGGCGATCACTGGCACACACCCGGCGCCGGACCCGCGCAGGGGCTGGTCGTCGGGTACGGCACCCCCCGGGAACGGCTGTATCCACAGGCGCTGGACGTGTTGGCGAAGGTGCTGGACGGGGAGTGA
- a CDS encoding aminopeptidase P family protein, giving the protein MTMADEPTPAAPDDAATAAGPETEPEEPVKQRKNGLYPGVSDELAESMKSGWADTELHDLQPIAQAGETAARRAALSARFPGERLVIPAGNLKTRSNDTEYAFRASVEYAYLTGNQTEDGVLVLEPADDGHTATIYLLPRSDRENGEFWLSGHGELWVGRRHSLTEAEKLYGIPASDVRELADRLREATGPVRVVRGHDAGVEAALTDKVTAERDEELRVFLSEARLVKDDFEIGELQKAVDSTVRGFEDVVKVLDTARATSERYIEGTFFLRARVEGNDVGYGTIAAAGPHACTLHWVRNDGPVRSGDLLLLDAGVETHTYYTADVTRTLPVDGRFTEIQKQIYDAVYEAQEAGIEAVRPGAKYRDFHDAAQRVLTAKLVEWGLVEGPVERVLELGLQRRWTLHGTGHMLGMDVHDCAAARVESYVDGTLEPGMVLTVEPGLYFQADDLTVPEEYRGIGVRIEDDILVTQDGNRNLSDGLPRRSDEVEAWMASLKD; this is encoded by the coding sequence ATGACCATGGCCGACGAGCCCACCCCGGCTGCGCCGGATGACGCTGCCACCGCAGCGGGCCCGGAGACTGAGCCCGAGGAGCCCGTCAAGCAGCGGAAGAACGGCCTGTACCCGGGCGTCTCCGACGAGCTGGCCGAGAGCATGAAGTCCGGCTGGGCGGACACCGAGCTGCACGACCTGCAGCCGATCGCCCAGGCCGGCGAGACCGCCGCCCGCCGCGCCGCCCTCTCCGCGCGTTTCCCGGGCGAGCGACTGGTGATCCCGGCGGGCAACCTGAAGACCCGCTCCAACGACACCGAGTACGCCTTCCGGGCCTCCGTCGAGTACGCGTACCTCACCGGCAACCAGACCGAGGACGGCGTCCTGGTGCTGGAGCCGGCCGACGACGGTCACACGGCCACGATCTACCTGCTGCCGCGTTCCGACCGGGAGAACGGCGAGTTCTGGCTGTCCGGCCACGGCGAGCTGTGGGTCGGCCGCCGGCACTCGCTCACCGAGGCCGAGAAGCTGTACGGCATCCCGGCCTCCGACGTGCGCGAGCTGGCCGACCGGCTGCGCGAGGCCACCGGTCCGGTACGCGTCGTGCGCGGTCACGACGCGGGCGTCGAGGCGGCCCTGACCGACAAGGTCACCGCCGAACGCGACGAGGAGCTGCGCGTCTTCCTCTCCGAAGCCCGTCTGGTCAAGGACGACTTCGAGATCGGCGAACTGCAGAAGGCCGTCGACTCCACGGTCCGCGGCTTCGAGGACGTCGTGAAGGTCCTCGACACCGCCCGGGCCACGAGCGAGCGCTACATCGAGGGCACGTTCTTCCTCCGCGCGCGCGTGGAGGGCAACGACGTCGGTTACGGCACCATCGCCGCGGCCGGCCCGCACGCCTGCACCCTGCACTGGGTGCGCAACGACGGCCCGGTCCGCTCCGGCGACCTGCTGCTGCTCGACGCGGGCGTCGAGACGCACACGTACTACACCGCCGACGTCACGCGCACGCTGCCCGTCGACGGCCGCTTCACCGAGATCCAGAAGCAGATCTACGACGCGGTGTACGAGGCCCAGGAGGCCGGCATCGAGGCCGTCCGGCCGGGCGCCAAGTACCGCGACTTCCACGACGCCGCGCAGCGCGTGCTCACCGCGAAGCTCGTCGAGTGGGGCCTGGTCGAGGGCCCGGTGGAGCGCGTCCTCGAGCTCGGTCTGCAGCGCCGCTGGACGCTGCACGGCACCGGCCACATGCTCGGCATGGACGTCCACGACTGCGCCGCCGCGCGCGTGGAGTCGTACGTCGACGGCACGCTGGAGCCCGGCATGGTACTCACCGTCGAGCCCGGTCTGTACTTCCAGGCCGACGACCTGACCGTGCCGGAGGAGTACCGGGGGATCGGCGTCCGCATCGAGGACGACATCCTCGTCACGCAGGACGGCAACCGGAACCTGTCGGACGGTCTGCCGCGCCGCTCCGACGAGGTCGAGGCCTGGATGGCTTCGCTGAAGGACTGA
- a CDS encoding PP2C family protein-serine/threonine phosphatase, giving the protein MLDIPSRVRVHVETPLAAQNDMGVCDAFEQNAPVREPDAMNAPHPPKVAGIDPTVPSPAHTVPPAPAVPGVSAVPAAASVSPDPSSGPPGMSGPGALLTDRLAGWVSDLTTLHELTERLARTVVLQDALQELLHAGAALVGARRGLVVLEPADRLGPDTTIGLGLGRADLGHIETVPRSALSYGRILDGLPGGEGEITEPDLLSGDGLDPRHREVAARLGYAASYALPLEPDGASGRLGAAVWLYDEPAEPGERRRHLIGLYVRYAAEHLARLVELERTRACMRTMSEELLPSRLPRVPGVQLAARHRTGPLGGGDWYDALPLPDAALGLAVGSVTGSGPSAVAAMGRLRASLRAYAVMEGEDPVAVLSDLELLLRLTEPARSATALFAYCEPALRKITLAGAGHCPPLLVGERRTEFVETTVSAPLGMLACWEAPSVELEAEPGETVLLYTDGLLHRTGDPADRAFARLHAAAAGVPKPLRQDPGAVADHVLRTMLPDGLYEQDGDEDVVLLAARFE; this is encoded by the coding sequence ATGCTGGACATCCCCTCACGAGTGCGTGTACATGTGGAGACACCGCTAGCGGCGCAGAATGACATGGGGGTTTGCGATGCTTTTGAGCAAAACGCTCCGGTCCGAGAGCCGGACGCCATGAACGCCCCTCACCCTCCGAAAGTGGCTGGAATCGATCCCACGGTTCCCTCGCCCGCACACACTGTCCCGCCCGCGCCCGCCGTCCCGGGCGTCTCCGCCGTCCCCGCGGCCGCCTCCGTCTCCCCGGATCCGTCGTCCGGCCCGCCCGGCATGTCGGGCCCTGGAGCCCTGCTGACGGACCGGCTGGCCGGCTGGGTCTCGGACCTCACCACACTGCACGAGCTCACCGAACGCCTGGCCCGCACGGTCGTGTTGCAGGACGCCCTCCAGGAACTGCTGCACGCCGGAGCCGCCCTCGTGGGCGCCCGCCGCGGCCTCGTCGTCCTCGAACCGGCCGACCGGCTGGGCCCCGACACCACCATCGGACTGGGCCTCGGCCGAGCCGACCTCGGCCATATCGAGACCGTCCCGCGCAGCGCCCTGTCCTACGGCCGCATCCTCGACGGGCTGCCCGGCGGCGAAGGCGAGATCACCGAACCCGACCTGCTCTCCGGGGACGGCCTGGACCCCCGGCACCGCGAGGTGGCCGCCCGGCTCGGATACGCCGCCAGTTACGCGCTGCCGCTGGAGCCGGACGGCGCGTCGGGCCGGCTGGGCGCGGCCGTATGGCTCTACGACGAACCCGCCGAGCCGGGTGAACGCCGGCGCCACCTGATCGGCCTCTACGTCCGGTACGCCGCCGAGCACCTGGCGCGGCTGGTGGAGCTCGAGCGCACACGCGCGTGCATGAGGACCATGTCCGAGGAGCTGCTGCCGTCCCGGCTGCCGCGCGTGCCCGGCGTCCAGCTCGCCGCCCGGCACCGCACCGGCCCGCTCGGGGGCGGCGACTGGTACGACGCGCTGCCGCTGCCGGACGCCGCACTGGGTCTGGCCGTCGGGTCCGTCACCGGGTCCGGGCCGAGCGCCGTCGCCGCGATGGGCCGGCTGCGCGCCTCCCTGCGGGCGTACGCGGTGATGGAGGGCGAGGACCCCGTCGCCGTCCTGTCCGATCTGGAGCTGCTGCTGCGGCTGACCGAGCCCGCACGGTCCGCCACCGCACTGTTCGCCTACTGCGAACCCGCCCTGCGCAAGATCACCCTGGCCGGCGCGGGACACTGCCCGCCGCTGCTGGTCGGGGAGCGGCGCACGGAGTTCGTCGAGACCACCGTCTCCGCGCCGTTGGGCATGCTGGCCTGCTGGGAAGCGCCCAGCGTCGAGCTGGAGGCCGAACCTGGCGAGACGGTTCTGCTCTACACCGACGGACTGCTGCACCGCACCGGCGACCCCGCCGACCGCGCCTTCGCCCGGCTGCACGCGGCCGCCGCCGGGGTGCCGAAGCCGCTGCGTCAGGATCCCGGGGCGGTCGCCGACCACGTGCTGCGCACGATGCTGCCGGACGGCCTGTACGAGCAGGACGGCGACGAGGACGTGGTGCTGCTGGCGGCCCGTTTCGAGTAG
- a CDS encoding bifunctional DNA primase/polymerase: protein MREILGKRRRLLSQSGDAGPELIDSALTFATDWQWPVLPGAAADQRSTSRCTCPDPECTVPGAHPFDPGLLAATCDARMVRWWWGNRPAAPIILATGGVAPCAVSLPALAASRALVALDEQGMRLGPVVASPTRWSVLVRPYSMEQLGELLYAKDFVPGSLRFHGEGGYLALPPSVTGSGDIRWERAPLPGSASPWVPDVEAVVDAVVDALTRTGVSAPEL from the coding sequence ATGCGCGAGATCCTCGGAAAGCGACGCAGGCTCCTGTCCCAGTCCGGCGACGCGGGACCTGAGTTGATCGACTCGGCACTGACGTTCGCGACGGACTGGCAGTGGCCCGTCCTCCCGGGCGCGGCGGCCGACCAGCGGAGCACGTCCCGCTGCACCTGTCCCGACCCGGAGTGCACGGTCCCCGGTGCTCACCCCTTCGACCCCGGCCTTCTCGCCGCCACCTGCGACGCGCGCATGGTGCGCTGGTGGTGGGGCAACCGGCCGGCCGCACCGATCATCCTGGCCACCGGGGGCGTAGCCCCCTGCGCGGTCAGCCTCCCCGCCCTCGCGGCGTCGCGCGCGCTCGTGGCGCTCGACGAGCAGGGCATGCGTCTCGGGCCGGTCGTCGCCTCGCCCACGCGCTGGTCCGTCCTCGTCCGGCCGTACTCGATGGAGCAGCTGGGTGAGCTGCTCTACGCCAAGGACTTCGTGCCGGGCTCCCTGCGCTTCCACGGCGAGGGCGGTTACCTCGCCCTGCCCCCGTCGGTGACGGGGAGCGGGGACATCCGCTGGGAGCGGGCTCCCCTGCCCGGCTCGGCCTCGCCCTGGGTGCCCGACGTCGAGGCCGTGGTGGACGCCGTCGTGGACGCCCTCACTCGTACGGGTGTGAGCGCCCCCGAGTTGTAG
- a CDS encoding DUF5926 family protein has translation MAKKRPQTTAKRPQPTDADIPVVGAREPCPCGSGRRYKACHGRAAAHAVTELVQRPFEGLPGECDWVALRELVPAATVELTLKGGLPEGVPSVTLATVLPMAWPALRRDDGSVLLGLQNDTPSGDLSRDLADTLQRALEADPGTPVQARRAPADGPRMQDLLDAEGVFEPVVHSGFEFWVPDPENAAPEVAASLERANAAAIPTVKLTGVDAAYWCETPDKNHLRWVMPHPEERLLDALARLHAAGRSGLGEGTRLVGSFRAHGVLVPVWDLPSAVTADDVEKPAAEFAERLAEALASDEPLSADERRARGGLTNRQVTLS, from the coding sequence ATGGCCAAGAAGCGACCCCAGACGACGGCCAAGCGGCCGCAGCCCACCGACGCGGACATCCCGGTCGTCGGCGCGCGGGAGCCCTGCCCGTGCGGCAGCGGCCGCCGCTACAAGGCCTGCCACGGAAGGGCCGCCGCGCACGCGGTGACCGAGCTGGTGCAGCGTCCCTTCGAGGGCCTGCCGGGCGAGTGCGACTGGGTGGCGCTGCGCGAGCTGGTGCCGGCCGCCACGGTGGAGCTGACACTGAAGGGCGGTCTGCCCGAGGGCGTCCCGTCCGTCACGCTCGCCACCGTCCTGCCCATGGCCTGGCCCGCCCTGCGCCGCGACGACGGCTCGGTGCTGCTCGGTCTGCAGAACGACACGCCGTCGGGCGACCTCAGCCGTGACCTGGCGGACACCCTGCAGAGGGCGCTGGAGGCGGACCCCGGCACTCCGGTGCAGGCGCGCCGCGCCCCGGCGGACGGTCCGCGGATGCAGGATCTGCTCGACGCCGAAGGCGTGTTCGAGCCAGTTGTGCACAGTGGCTTCGAGTTCTGGGTCCCGGACCCGGAGAACGCCGCCCCGGAGGTGGCCGCCTCCCTGGAGCGCGCCAACGCCGCGGCGATCCCGACCGTGAAGCTGACCGGCGTCGACGCCGCGTACTGGTGCGAGACTCCGGACAAGAACCACCTGCGCTGGGTCATGCCGCACCCGGAGGAGCGGCTTCTGGACGCGCTCGCGCGGCTGCACGCGGCGGGCCGCTCCGGCCTCGGCGAGGGCACGCGCCTGGTGGGCTCGTTCCGGGCGCACGGCGTGCTGGTGCCCGTCTGGGACCTGCCGAGCGCGGTCACCGCGGACGACGTGGAGAAGCCGGCCGCCGAGTTCGCCGAGCGCCTCGCCGAGGCGCTGGCCTCGGACGAGCCGCTCAGCGCCGACGAGCGTCGCGCGCGTGGCGGCCTGACCAACCGACAGGTGACGCTCAGCTGA
- a CDS encoding ATP-binding protein: MRRRTCIGRFPVQANGASTPWRGAKEVSGVALVVAQEVPASSSMAVSHGPAGVGNARHRMRDQLRRGGVSESVIDDAVLILSELLSNACKHGRPLGDDLAGDGDVRAAWRVDPGGRLVVEVTDGGGPTRPAPATPSVTAHGGRGLNIITALSDDWGVRDDARGEVTVWAVVHADVYDPDAGCRRDDFASRVAAPSVASIPGLDFTDAFDDLD, translated from the coding sequence ATGCGTCGCCGGACCTGCATTGGCCGGTTTCCGGTACAGGCCAATGGGGCATCCACTCCGTGGCGTGGGGCGAAGGAGGTCTCGGGGGTGGCGTTGGTGGTGGCACAGGAGGTGCCCGCGTCGTCGAGCATGGCCGTATCCCATGGCCCTGCGGGCGTGGGCAACGCGAGACACCGCATGCGTGATCAGCTGCGCAGGGGCGGGGTGTCGGAGTCGGTCATCGACGACGCCGTACTGATCCTTTCCGAGCTCCTGAGCAATGCCTGCAAGCACGGCAGACCGCTGGGCGACGACCTGGCCGGGGACGGCGACGTCCGGGCCGCGTGGCGGGTGGACCCGGGCGGCCGGCTGGTGGTCGAGGTGACCGACGGCGGCGGCCCGACCCGCCCGGCGCCGGCCACCCCCTCCGTCACCGCCCACGGCGGCCGCGGGCTCAACATCATCACGGCGCTGTCCGACGACTGGGGCGTGCGCGACGACGCCCGCGGCGAGGTGACGGTGTGGGCCGTCGTCCACGCGGACGTGTACGACCCGGACGCCGGCTGTCGACGCGACGACTTCGCGAGCCGGGTCGCCGCCCCGTCGGTGGCCTCGATCCCCGGCCTCGACTTCACCGACGCCTTCGACGACCTGGACTAG
- a CDS encoding glycerophosphodiester phosphodiesterase, translated as MTHARQHHIQVVAHRGASEEAPEHTLAAYRKAIEDGADALECDVRLTADGHLVCVHDRRVNRTSNGRGAVSALELADLAALDFGSWKTKEAREAWQAREEDPDWEVRPEDREETSVLTLERLLELVSDAGRRVELAIETKHPTRWAGQVEERLLALLKTFGLDAPASPAESPVRIMSFSARSLHRVRAAAPTMPTVYLMQFVSPRLRDGRLPAGVGIAGPSMRIVRSHPAYVQRLKKAGHQVHVWTVNEPGDVDLCVELGVDAIITNRPRAVLGRLGR; from the coding sequence GTGACTCACGCACGGCAGCACCACATTCAAGTCGTCGCTCACCGAGGCGCTTCCGAGGAGGCCCCCGAGCACACCCTGGCCGCGTACAGGAAGGCGATCGAGGACGGCGCGGACGCCCTCGAGTGCGACGTACGGCTGACCGCGGACGGCCATCTCGTCTGCGTGCACGACCGCCGCGTCAACCGTACGTCCAACGGCCGCGGCGCGGTCTCCGCCCTGGAGCTCGCCGACCTCGCGGCGCTGGACTTCGGCTCCTGGAAGACGAAGGAGGCCCGTGAGGCCTGGCAGGCGCGCGAGGAGGACCCGGACTGGGAGGTCCGGCCGGAAGACCGCGAGGAGACCTCCGTCCTGACCCTGGAGCGACTGCTGGAGCTCGTCTCCGACGCGGGACGCCGGGTGGAACTGGCCATCGAGACCAAGCATCCGACGCGGTGGGCCGGACAGGTGGAGGAGCGGCTGCTGGCGCTGCTGAAGACGTTCGGCCTGGACGCGCCTGCCTCGCCGGCCGAGTCCCCGGTGCGGATCATGAGCTTCTCGGCCCGCTCGCTGCACCGGGTGCGCGCCGCCGCTCCCACCATGCCGACCGTGTACCTGATGCAGTTCGTCTCGCCCCGGCTGCGCGACGGACGACTGCCCGCGGGCGTCGGGATCGCCGGCCCGTCGATGCGGATCGTGCGCAGCCATCCCGCCTACGTCCAGCGGCTGAAGAAGGCCGGACACCAGGTGCACGTGTGGACGGTGAACGAGCCCGGCGACGTCGACCTCTGCGTCGAACTGGGCGTGGACGCCATCATCACCAACCGCCCGCGCGCGGTGCTCGGACGACTGGGCCGCTGA
- a CDS encoding S1C family serine protease, with protein MNTENEGKNEGTQVPPAPSAPPVPVDSPSASAQQTAPDAGAPTTELPATSVQAPEAPAHAAGAPGAGWPPPTAPQGAPAPTDGDWPPPAPSQAPPAPHTAAAPHAVAPHGSPAAPEGDWPGGPAPAPVTPVYADAGTHAYGDGGAGTHTYGDNGSAAAGGAGGAGGAGGTVWGASYQQPAPKSGRGRGGLVAAILVAALVAGGLGGGLGYTLAKNDDDTGSTTVSSSTNGGEVKRDPGTVAGVAARALPSTVTIQAESSSGEGGTGTGFVFDTQGHIVTNNHVVAEAVDGGKVTATFPNGKKYNAEVVGHAQGYDVAVIKLKNAPSDLKPLTLGDSDKVAVGDSTIAIGAPFGLSNTVTTGIISAKNRPVASSDSTGSSASYMSALQTDASINPGNSGGPLLDASGNVIGINSAIQSTGGGGLGGTTQSGSIGLGFAIPINQARYVAQQLIKTGEPVYAKIGASVSLQDSSGGAKITDTAAGGASAVEAGGPAAKAGLKPGDVITKLDDMVIDSGPTLIGEIWTHQPGDKVTITYERGGKSHTVDLTLGSRKGDN; from the coding sequence GTGAACACCGAGAACGAGGGCAAGAACGAGGGCACCCAGGTTCCCCCGGCCCCGTCCGCACCCCCCGTGCCGGTGGATTCTCCCTCGGCCTCCGCGCAGCAGACCGCGCCGGACGCGGGCGCGCCCACCACCGAGCTCCCGGCGACGTCCGTACAGGCGCCGGAGGCGCCGGCCCACGCGGCGGGCGCTCCCGGCGCCGGCTGGCCGCCGCCCACCGCGCCGCAGGGCGCACCGGCGCCGACGGACGGCGACTGGCCGCCGCCGGCCCCGTCGCAGGCGCCCCCGGCGCCGCACACGGCCGCTGCCCCGCACGCCGTCGCCCCGCACGGCTCTCCGGCCGCCCCCGAAGGCGACTGGCCCGGCGGCCCCGCTCCGGCCCCCGTCACCCCGGTGTACGCCGACGCGGGCACGCACGCGTACGGCGACGGCGGTGCGGGCACGCACACGTACGGCGACAACGGCTCCGCGGCCGCGGGCGGGGCAGGCGGTGCCGGTGGTGCCGGTGGGACCGTCTGGGGTGCGTCCTACCAGCAGCCCGCACCGAAGTCCGGCCGGGGCCGTGGCGGGCTCGTCGCGGCGATCCTGGTCGCCGCGCTGGTCGCGGGCGGCCTCGGCGGCGGCCTCGGCTACACGCTGGCCAAGAACGACGACGACACCGGCTCGACCACCGTCTCCTCCTCCACCAACGGCGGTGAGGTCAAGCGCGACCCGGGCACCGTCGCCGGGGTCGCCGCCAGGGCCCTGCCCAGCACGGTGACCATCCAGGCCGAGTCCAGCAGCGGCGAGGGCGGCACCGGCACCGGTTTCGTGTTCGACACCCAGGGCCACATCGTCACCAACAACCACGTGGTCGCCGAAGCGGTCGACGGCGGCAAGGTGACGGCCACCTTCCCGAACGGCAAGAAGTACAACGCCGAGGTCGTGGGCCACGCCCAGGGCTACGACGTCGCCGTCATCAAGCTCAAGAACGCCCCCTCGGACCTGAAGCCGCTCACCCTCGGCGACTCCGACAAGGTGGCGGTCGGCGACTCGACGATCGCGATCGGCGCGCCCTTCGGCCTGTCCAACACGGTCACCACGGGCATCATCAGCGCGAAGAACCGTCCGGTGGCCTCCAGCGACAGCACCGGCAGCTCGGCCTCGTACATGAGCGCCCTGCAGACGGACGCCTCCATCAACCCGGGCAACTCGGGCGGCCCGCTGCTGGACGCCTCGGGCAACGTCATCGGCATCAACTCCGCGATCCAGTCCACCGGCGGCGGTGGCCTGGGCGGCACCACCCAGTCCGGCTCGATCGGCCTCGGCTTCGCGATCCCGATCAACCAGGCCAGGTACGTCGCCCAGCAGCTGATCAAGACCGGTGAGCCCGTCTACGCCAAGATCGGGGCGTCGGTCTCCCTGCAGGACTCCTCGGGCGGCGCGAAGATCACGGACACGGCCGCGGGCGGCGCGTCCGCGGTCGAGGCGGGCGGTCCGGCGGCCAAGGCCGGCCTGAAGCCCGGCGACGTCATCACCAAGCTCGACGACATGGTGATCGACAGCGGTCCGACCCTCATCGGCGAGATCTGGACCCACCAGCCCGGCGACAAGGTGACGATCACCTACGAGCGGGGCGGCAAGTCCCACACCGTCGACCTGACCCTCGGCTCCCGCAAGGGCGACAACTGA